From one Magnolia sinica isolate HGM2019 chromosome 18, MsV1, whole genome shotgun sequence genomic stretch:
- the LOC131233526 gene encoding uncharacterized protein LOC131233526, whose protein sequence is MREPGPSSVKETQYPAAQVLAEGNPPRSGTTNSDSVATVSDLLSFEKILPYKLTLMRNSMSAAVHMFKDPNQWSDLNIAIEVLNSAARMAKLNVSPLRGSLLRFHNSVTALKSAESIVVAPKILEYGRQLTSSKEKASHIASVVSKYDQEQLSLQDQLKASTNNITNIHNPIALLNKEI, encoded by the exons ATGAGGGAACCCGGTCCTTCTTCTGTCAAAGAGACACAATATCCGGCTGCTCAAGTTCTTGCGGAAG GAAACCCTCCTCGGAGTGGCACAACTAACTCTGATTCTGTAGCCACAGTTTCTGATCTGTTGTCTTTTGAGAAAATCCTGCCGTATAAGTTAACATTAATGAGGAATTCCATGTCAGCAGCTGTCCATATGTTTAAAGATCccaatcaatggtcagatctaaaCATTGCTATAGAGGTCTTGAATAGTGCGGCAAGGATGGCCAAACTTAATGTTTCTCCTTTACGCGGTTCTCTCTTAAGATTTCATAATTCGGTTACCGCGTTAAAATCAGCAGAAAGCATAGTTGTTGCTCCGAAGATTCTGGAATATGGAAGACAGCTGACATCTTCCAAAGAGAAAGCTTCCCACATTGCTTCTGTAGTTTCCAAATATGATCAAGAACAGTTATCCCTTCAAGATCAACTAAAAGCCTCTACCAATAATATAACAAATATTCATAATCCGATTGCTCTTCTAAATAAGGAAATTTAG